One genomic region from Streptomyces sp. NBC_01304 encodes:
- a CDS encoding type I polyketide synthase, which yields MDIAVTGMAARFPGPRDIDAWWDSQLRGSVHSKRYTQQELLAAGVPAALAADPDYVPVRGHLDDWDRFDHDFFQIRRREAELMDPQHRWMLEVAWNALADAGVAPREDTAVTSVYASMTGSGYMRAMVRGGHLDPGLLDDVIHGTEPDFMASRVAYKLGLNGPAFAVQTACSSSLVAVHLAVQALLSGDCDQALVVGAGLGYPQVGYLHTPGGVLSAAGACRAFDRDADGVIAGSGAGAVVLRRLSDVTGDDPEPYGVILGSAINNDGNTKAGYYAPSSAGQERVIDAALSAAEVDGGSIGYLEAHGTGTRIGDPIEWAAAGTALRRAGARPGSVAVGALKANVGHLDAAAGVAALIRALLVVRSGMIPPVAGFAERNPLLESENWPLYIPTEATPWQGELPRRAGVSAFGIGGTNAHVVIEQAPGRESAAPEARGPGGAAALKTQAPRVPAAFETQSVREPVVLAAGSPATLVSGAEAPREPGAQGAQAVREPVTLAVGPPATLVSGSEAPRQPGAQGTQAPRERLVLLSAAEPAALDRMADELATHLKAHDPDLGEVCGTLAGGRLALGERLVVTGRTSAEVAERLAARSGVVRGAAPVTGPAPVVFLFPGGGTQRPGMAESFTALPGFRRALDQCLAAFAAPQAERIRQALYDPDFPADELNRPALAQPALFAVGHAAATALQDLGLRPAAVCGHSSGEITAAAVAGVFSLADAAAFITARGKAMQDCPEGAMLAIGTDVKQALALAEEWGLKLDVAAVNGPDSCVLGGPVDEVDEYLRRLGDTFFVRRLRYSHAGHSRLIEPALPVLTEAMARVALRPSTLPIALNVSGQVAPAGTAFPRDMFVTQVRRSVLFGDALDALAGHVPGALAVEIGPGRPLSPMAEAAGIPAIALDQVKDAPGSAALSGVGALWTLGQPVALDGLTGDGRRARLPGYPFAGPSSVAPEALAREVRAPEELGPPATEPRRTPAPTAPPEQAAPESPAPPDPAEGVTRIWAELLGHDKVPADADFFAQGGDSLLITRLIRKVNSDFGIRVPVREMLARRTLSGHIEVVRRVRDES from the coding sequence TTGGACATCGCGGTCACCGGCATGGCGGCGCGGTTCCCCGGCCCTCGTGACATCGACGCCTGGTGGGATTCCCAGCTCCGGGGGAGCGTGCACAGCAAGCGGTACACGCAGCAGGAACTGCTCGCCGCCGGAGTGCCCGCCGCGCTGGCCGCCGACCCCGACTACGTGCCCGTACGCGGCCATCTCGACGACTGGGACCGCTTCGACCACGACTTCTTCCAGATCCGCAGGCGCGAGGCCGAGCTGATGGACCCGCAGCATCGCTGGATGCTGGAGGTGGCCTGGAACGCGCTGGCGGACGCCGGGGTCGCGCCCCGCGAGGACACGGCGGTGACCAGCGTCTACGCGTCCATGACGGGCAGCGGCTACATGCGCGCCATGGTCCGTGGCGGACACCTCGACCCCGGGCTCCTCGACGACGTGATCCACGGCACCGAGCCGGACTTCATGGCGAGCCGCGTCGCGTACAAACTCGGCCTGAACGGACCGGCGTTCGCCGTCCAGACGGCCTGCTCCTCCTCGCTGGTGGCCGTCCACCTGGCGGTGCAGGCCCTGCTCAGCGGCGACTGCGACCAGGCCCTCGTGGTGGGGGCCGGGCTGGGCTATCCCCAGGTGGGCTATCTGCACACGCCGGGCGGCGTGCTGTCCGCGGCGGGTGCCTGCCGGGCCTTCGACCGGGACGCGGACGGGGTGATCGCCGGATCCGGTGCGGGCGCCGTGGTGCTGCGCCGCCTCTCGGACGTCACCGGGGACGACCCCGAGCCGTACGGGGTCATCCTGGGCTCCGCGATCAACAACGACGGGAACACGAAGGCGGGTTACTACGCCCCGTCCTCCGCCGGGCAGGAACGTGTCATCGACGCCGCGCTGAGCGCCGCCGAGGTCGACGGCGGGTCCATCGGCTATCTCGAGGCCCACGGCACCGGCACCCGGATCGGCGACCCGATCGAGTGGGCGGCGGCCGGCACCGCCCTGCGCAGGGCCGGGGCCCGGCCGGGCAGCGTGGCGGTGGGCGCGTTGAAGGCCAACGTCGGCCACCTGGACGCCGCCGCGGGAGTCGCCGCGTTGATCCGGGCACTGCTCGTGGTGCGCAGCGGCATGATCCCGCCCGTCGCGGGGTTCGCCGAGCGCAATCCGCTGTTGGAATCCGAGAACTGGCCGCTGTACATACCCACCGAGGCCACGCCCTGGCAGGGGGAGCTGCCGCGGCGTGCCGGGGTGAGCGCGTTCGGGATCGGCGGCACCAATGCGCACGTCGTGATCGAGCAGGCGCCGGGGCGCGAGTCGGCTGCTCCGGAGGCCCGGGGCCCGGGCGGGGCGGCTGCGTTGAAGACGCAGGCCCCGCGCGTACCGGCCGCCTTCGAGACGCAGTCCGTACGTGAACCAGTCGTGCTCGCCGCCGGATCGCCGGCCACGCTCGTCTCGGGGGCGGAGGCCCCGCGTGAACCAGGCGCTCAGGGGGCGCAGGCCGTACGTGAACCGGTCACGCTCGCCGTCGGGCCGCCGGCCACGCTCGTCTCCGGATCGGAGGCCCCGCGGCAACCCGGCGCCCAAGGGACGCAGGCCCCGCGTGAGCGTCTGGTCCTGCTCTCCGCGGCGGAGCCCGCGGCGCTCGACCGCATGGCCGACGAGCTGGCCACCCACCTCAAGGCCCACGACCCGGACCTCGGCGAGGTCTGCGGCACCCTGGCGGGCGGTCGACTCGCCCTGGGTGAACGCCTCGTGGTCACCGGCCGGACGAGTGCCGAGGTCGCCGAGCGCCTCGCCGCGCGGTCCGGCGTGGTCCGGGGTGCCGCGCCGGTGACGGGCCCCGCCCCGGTGGTCTTCCTCTTCCCCGGCGGGGGCACCCAACGCCCGGGCATGGCCGAGTCGTTCACCGCTCTGCCCGGGTTCCGGCGGGCGCTCGACCAGTGCCTGGCGGCCTTCGCCGCCCCGCAGGCGGAGCGGATCCGGCAGGCGCTGTACGACCCGGACTTCCCGGCCGACGAGCTGAACCGGCCCGCACTGGCGCAGCCGGCCCTCTTCGCGGTCGGCCACGCGGCGGCGACCGCGCTCCAGGACCTGGGGCTCCGGCCGGCCGCTGTCTGCGGACACAGCTCCGGCGAGATCACCGCGGCCGCCGTCGCCGGAGTCTTCAGCCTCGCGGACGCGGCCGCCTTCATCACGGCGCGCGGCAAGGCCATGCAGGACTGCCCCGAAGGCGCGATGCTGGCCATCGGGACGGACGTGAAGCAGGCCCTCGCCCTCGCCGAGGAGTGGGGACTCAAGCTCGACGTGGCCGCGGTCAACGGCCCGGACTCCTGCGTCCTCGGCGGCCCCGTCGACGAGGTGGACGAATACCTGCGGCGCCTCGGCGACACCTTCTTCGTACGCCGGCTGCGCTACAGCCACGCGGGCCACTCGCGGCTGATCGAGCCCGCGCTGCCCGTGCTCACCGAGGCGATGGCACGGGTCGCGCTCCGGCCGTCGACCCTGCCCATCGCGCTCAACGTCTCCGGACAGGTCGCCCCGGCCGGAACCGCATTCCCGCGCGACATGTTCGTCACGCAGGTCCGGCGGTCGGTGCTGTTCGGCGACGCCCTCGACGCGCTGGCCGGCCATGTGCCGGGCGCCCTGGCCGTGGAGATCGGTCCCGGGCGGCCCCTCTCACCCATGGCGGAGGCGGCGGGTATCCCCGCCATCGCCCTGGACCAGGTCAAGGACGCCCCGGGGTCCGCGGCCCTGAGTGGCGTCGGAGCCCTGTGGACCCTGGGCCAGCCGGTCGCGCTGGACGGCCTGACCGGCGACGGGCGCAGGGCCAGGCTGCCCGGCTACCCCTTCGCCGGACCTTCCTCGGTGGCACCGGAAGCCCTTGCCCGGGAAGTGCGTGCCCCGGAAGAGCTCGGCCCACCCGCGACGGAGCCGCGCCGCACTCCGGCCCCCACTGCGCCGCCCGAGCAGGCGGCACCCGAGAGCCCCGCCCCGCCGGACCCGGCGGAGGGGGTGACCCGGATTTGGGCGGAGCTCCTCGGCCACGACAAGGTCCCGGCGGACGCCGACTTCTTCGCGCAGGGCGGCGACTCCCTGCTCATCACGAGGCTCATCCGCAAGGTGAACAGCGACTTCGGGATCCGTGTTCCGGTGCGCGAGATGCTGGCCCGCCGGACGCTGAGCGGGCATATCGAAGTGGTCCGCCGAGTCCGCGACGAAAGCTGA